From the Paenibacillus tianjinensis genome, the window GCTGCCCAAGTTGCCGCCCGCAGAATTAACTCACGGACTGCAGGATGGCGGAAGGAGGGCTCATGATGACCGGGCATCAGGAACACTACGCGTCCCTGCCCATAACTGTGACACCACGCTGCCGGGTACGTTTCGCCGTCCGCCTCGTATTCAAGCAGGATGGTCTTTTCTGTAAACGGATCAAACTCAAAGCGGTACGGCTCCTCATCCAGCTGAAAGTCCTCCATGCCCTCGGTAATATCATGCTCCCGTACTTTAAAGTTCAGGGAAGTATAGGGCGGATGGCCGGTAAATCTGCCGCCGATCAGCTGGGCCAGCTCATAGCGTTTAGCCAGTGATATGCCGGTATGCAGAACAATGAGTCCTCCCCCTCCGCTCACATAACTAAGCAGACCTGCGGTCTGCTGGGGAGAAACCGTCTCGTTCCACAACTCATTATAGGAAATGCATAGATCATAGCCGGCTAAATGCTCTCCGAGCAGCAGCTTTTTATTCTCTGAGCATTGTACGGTCAGCAGGTCATTCAGAATTTCGCTGATTTGTTTGTCCACGCCCTGCAGCGGGTGGAAACGGGGATGGGTATAATCGCCCAGCAGCAGGCATTTTCTCTTGTCCATAGGGATCCTCCTTCAAGGTTCTTCGGTTTAAAACGTCGCACATGTTGCTACTATTCTAAGTAAAACTGCTCCAGATGTCCATGTCAGCGCATAAAAGCAAAACCCGCCCAGGGGCGGGAATGAATTTCTTGCCTGACTCAGCGCCTTGCGGCTAAATACCGCCCCAATTCAACGAACATGCTACCCATCCGTTCATGTTCAGGCATCACGATCCTTTGCACGCCTTCCTCTAACAGAGCTTGGGAAGTAATCTTCCCTACAGAAACGGCCAGTACTCCATGTTCGAAGGCCTGCACCATTTCTTCCAGCTTGCCTTGCTCCCGTGCGTGCTGTGACAGGAACCGGAATTGCGGCGCACTGGTAAAAGCTACGGCATCGACTTTGCTCTCCAGGATGTCGGCCAGCAGCAGATCCAGCGCTCCCGGCTCCGGCGGGGTATGGCGGTAAGGCTGCACCTCACGGACCCTTGCTCCGGACGCTTCCAGCCAGGCTATCAGCTTGGGGGCGGATTCGCCATGCAGCTGCAGCACGATCTCTTTGCCCTGCAAATCGAATTCCTGCAGCCCCCGGATCAGTCCGCTGGTGCTTCCGTCGTCGTCACGGACAGCCGGGACCAGTCCGCGTTTCTTCAGGGCATTGACCGTTTTGTAGCCCCGCGCGGCAATAGGCGAACCGGCGAGAATCTCCAGAAAACGGCTGGCGATACCCATATTCTCAGCCATGCCGAATATCGCATCCAGCCCCATTCCTGTTGTCAGAATGACCCAATCCGGCGGCTGTGAGGTCCAGGCGGTCAGCCCTTGACGCAGCGCTTCATCATCCAGAAATACCGTGCCCTGGGCCGGACGATACACTGCGGTGCCGCCCATATTCTCCACAAGCCTGGCCATGTCCTCTGATTTGCGCGGACCTGCCAGAGCGACAGTAATCCCCTTTAATTGCTCTGCCATGAACTCTTCTCCCCTCGTAACCCTGCATTATTGTTTATCAGTATACTTGCAAAGGGCGGGAAAAGAAAAGTGCTGCCGGGTAATTCCTGATCAGGAAGCGCTGCCGGTATCCCCAGATTTGGCCTGATCTGCAGCGGCCCCTGCCTGCTCAGGATAAAGCTTGAAGCGGCCTACCAGCTTCTGCAGCTCTTCCGCCAGATGGCTCAGGTTCATCGTCGAAGAGGAAATTTCCTCCACGGCAGCTAGCTGTTCCTGAGCAGCGGCAGAGATCGTCTCTGTATTGCCGGCAGCCTCCCTGGAAATGCCGCCAATCTCGCCGATTGCCCGTTCCATGCTTACAGCTTCGGCCGTCAGGGAGCGTACGGCCCCGTCCATTGCTTCGATTTTTTCCGCTGCACCTTTAACTGCCCTGCGGATCCGTGAGAACGAACGGCCGGTGGTATCTACAGCCAGGATGCCGTCCGACACCTTGCTCTTCGCGCTTTCCATCGTCACTGTTGCCTGCTTCATCTCTTCGTTAATGGAGAAGATCTGCTCAGAAATCTGCCGGGCCGATTTCTCCGATTCTTCCGCCAGCTTGCGTACTTCAGAAGCGACGACTGCAAAACCGCGCCCCTGCTCACCCGCACGGGCGGCTTCGATGGAGGCATTCAGTGCCAGCAGATTGGTCTGACGCGAGATTCCCGTGATTACACCGACAATGCCGTGAATTTGCTCGGTCCGCTCATTCAGTTTGTCGATTACCCCGCCCAGCTCCTCCACGGTCTCTTGAATGCCGTTGATTTTGTCCACCACACTGATTACCGAATCGTTGCCCTCGGAAGCAGACTGCGACGTCTTGTCCATCATTGCCGAGACCTGCTCCATGAAGCCGGAAATGTTCTGAACCTCACCAGCTGTGGCTGCTGTGCTCTCCATTCCTTTTTCCACACTGTCCGCCTGGCGTTCTGTGCCTGCCGCTACTTCCTGAATCGCCAGAGTGACATGCTCGATGGCTCTGGTTGTCTGCTCTGCACCGGCTGCAAGTTCCTCAGCGGAAGAAGACACATCGTCGGTCATCTCCTGCACACCGATAATCATTTCACGGAGGCTGGCGACCATTGACCGGAAATTGTCGGCGAGCATGCCGAGCTCATCCCGGCGGAATATGCCAATATCCTCTGAAAGATCCCCTTTCGCAATTACCGCGGTAGCTTTGCGGAGCCTGTTAAGCGGCCGCAGAATGGACTCCACATTGAGGTAGATTATTACCAGTGCCAGCAAGACCGAGATGCCGATTACAAGAATAGCGGTATTGCGGATGTCGGCGGTCGCGCTGGATACCTCACTTTTACTGATGGTACCCCCGATTCTCCAGCCGGTTAGATCATTCAGCTTATAGGTCATTTTTTTTGGTAAATCCTTGTAAACATAATTAAAGGAGCCGGATTCGGATTCGAACATCTTCTTTACAAATTCCTCTTTGGATTCCTGCCCCAGCGTCTCTGTAGGATGTACAAGGTACTTTTTGCTGCTGTCGACAATGAAAATATAACCCTGCTCGCCCACTTTAATATTGGTCAGATCAGCCAGTGCCGACAGATCAAGGTCGAGCGCCACCACGCCGTTCCCCCCTTCAAGCACTGCCGAGATAGCGATCGCCGTCACCTTGTTTACTGTCTCAAAAGCAGGCGAGATTACGATACCCTGGCCGTGCTTAAGGGCATTGACATAGGAATTCTGCTTGCGCGGATCATACCCGTCCGGCAGCTTGGCCTCAGAAGCATGTAACGCAGCGGCCCGGCTCGTACCAACATAAATATCAAGTACATCCGGGTGCAGCGCAGCGTATTCCTTCAACCGGGCAGTAATATCAGCCGGGGCTCCTCCCGCTTCTGCATTGACTGCATCTGCAGTAAGCTGGGCAGCGAAATAATTGATATCATTTATTTTAGACTGGATGTTGGCATTGATGATCTCATTGGCCGCCGCTACGCTCTCCGCAGCATTATTCATCAGCTGTCCTTCTACCCTGCTGCTTGCGGACTGATAGGTCTGCCAGCCAATGATGATGCTGGGGACCAGCAGCACAAGCAGGTATGTCAGAATAAGCTTCATGCGGATGTTTATGTGGAATTTTTTGTTCATGGGGATTCACGCTCTCTTTCGTCTGGGTCTTAAGTATGAATGATTTAGTATAGGATATATATAATTATATATCGCACTTGGAATCCCTTTTTTTGAGCATTATTTATTCTTATAATCCTATAATATCTGAGAATTTTTATAGAAAAACAAAAAAGACCGTCCAAATGAAAACGGTCTTTTGTTATATAATTAACCTTTTCCCGCAGCCGCCCTGAATATTGCAGGTCCTGTCCAGCTCTTAATTTACAATCTTATTCTTACAGGCCGGGCATACGCCTCCGAATACCACATGGGCATGGGAAATGGTATATCCGGTTTCCTCAGCCACTGTATTCATCCATTCCTCCGGCACATGGGTCATCACTTCATCCACTGTACCACAGACGTCGCAAAGGATATGCTGGTGGTCGTCCAGGCGGGCATCGTATCTGCTGGCAGCCTCACCCAGCTTCAGCTCACGGATCATCTGTTTATCTGTAAGATAACGCAGCGAGTTATACACCGTGCCGTAGGCCAGGTTATGTCCCTGCTCTACCAGCCGGTTCATCACTTCTGCGGCAGTTGGATGGTCATGCGAATTACGGACGATATCATAAACGGCTTGCCGCTGTGAGGTCAAATTCAGGTTTCTCATCTTTATCATCCTTTAACTTATTTTTAGATCAAGTATAAATCCTGAATACCCCAACGTCAATCCATTCTGCCGCCTATCTGATCATTCCGGAATATTTCACCCCCACGGCAGCTTCCACCTGAAACTTCAGCCGGGGATACAACCGCTCCCACTCCTTTAATTCTGTGCTGTTATTCCAGTGACGGGCTCCATAATGGATTCCCCAGCCGAAAGGATCAAGTCCGCTGTCCCGCACTTTATACAGCAAAGCCTCAACTTCCTGATTTAGGGCTTCCGCCCCGGCATCAGATATTTGCTGCAGCAGGCTGTGGGTGACGATCTCCTGTGTGCTGCTCTCCTCGAGAATGCCTTTGATTTTGATTTTGTAGCGGATCGCAGGCTCGCCTTCCTTAGTAGTGATAATCCGGTAGCTGGAGGAGCTGCTCTCTGTATAGTACTGGTATTTCCCGTCATCTACCGTGGCCGGAAAATTAGTCCGCAGATTAGAGCGGGTGAGCAGATTAAACAGCCTGGTTTCCTTGGGACTCAGCACCAGCCGGATTTTTTGTTTATCCAGCAGGGCGATTTGATTAATCAGAAACTGTTCTTTGCCCTGCGCTTCGATAATCGGCAGAATGGGGTCCTTCCCGTTCTCATAAATATTCCTCATCAGCTGATAGGCATATACACTGGCAATAAAGGGGGATTCGGTCCCTTGTCCGCTCATGGCCATTATCAGCGAATTGGAGGGAATCCGCTCTGACGGGGGTTTTACCTGAATGACCTGAAGTGCCTCCGGTCGGCCAACGGCAAAATTAAGAATAAGCTGGATATCCCTGCGGCGCACGGCCCAGTCCAGGACATGCCTAATATCCTCCGCCGCAAGTTTTTCCCCTACGATCAGTGATTTACAGTGCACGTAATCCAGTTCCTTCTCGACCTTGGATTTCAT encodes:
- a CDS encoding ThuA domain-containing protein, with the translated sequence MDKRKCLLLGDYTHPRFHPLQGVDKQISEILNDLLTVQCSENKKLLLGEHLAGYDLCISYNELWNETVSPQQTAGLLSYVSGGGGLIVLHTGISLAKRYELAQLIGGRFTGHPPYTSLNFKVREHDITEGMEDFQLDEEPYRFEFDPFTEKTILLEYEADGETYPAAWCHSYGQGRVVFLMPGHHEPSFRHPAVRELILRAATWAARIPR
- a CDS encoding uroporphyrinogen-III synthase; the protein is MAEQLKGITVALAGPRKSEDMARLVENMGGTAVYRPAQGTVFLDDEALRQGLTAWTSQPPDWVILTTGMGLDAIFGMAENMGIASRFLEILAGSPIAARGYKTVNALKKRGLVPAVRDDDGSTSGLIRGLQEFDLQGKEIVLQLHGESAPKLIAWLEASGARVREVQPYRHTPPEPGALDLLLADILESKVDAVAFTSAPQFRFLSQHAREQGKLEEMVQAFEHGVLAVSVGKITSQALLEEGVQRIVMPEHERMGSMFVELGRYLAARR
- a CDS encoding methyl-accepting chemotaxis protein encodes the protein MKLILTYLLVLLVPSIIIGWQTYQSASSRVEGQLMNNAAESVAAANEIINANIQSKINDINYFAAQLTADAVNAEAGGAPADITARLKEYAALHPDVLDIYVGTSRAAALHASEAKLPDGYDPRKQNSYVNALKHGQGIVISPAFETVNKVTAIAISAVLEGGNGVVALDLDLSALADLTNIKVGEQGYIFIVDSSKKYLVHPTETLGQESKEEFVKKMFESESGSFNYVYKDLPKKMTYKLNDLTGWRIGGTISKSEVSSATADIRNTAILVIGISVLLALVIIYLNVESILRPLNRLRKATAVIAKGDLSEDIGIFRRDELGMLADNFRSMVASLREMIIGVQEMTDDVSSSAEELAAGAEQTTRAIEHVTLAIQEVAAGTERQADSVEKGMESTAATAGEVQNISGFMEQVSAMMDKTSQSASEGNDSVISVVDKINGIQETVEELGGVIDKLNERTEQIHGIVGVITGISRQTNLLALNASIEAARAGEQGRGFAVVASEVRKLAEESEKSARQISEQIFSINEEMKQATVTMESAKSKVSDGILAVDTTGRSFSRIRRAVKGAAEKIEAMDGAVRSLTAEAVSMERAIGEIGGISREAAGNTETISAAAQEQLAAVEEISSSTMNLSHLAEELQKLVGRFKLYPEQAGAAADQAKSGDTGSAS
- a CDS encoding Fur family transcriptional regulator, translated to MRNLNLTSQRQAVYDIVRNSHDHPTAAEVMNRLVEQGHNLAYGTVYNSLRYLTDKQMIRELKLGEAASRYDARLDDHQHILCDVCGTVDEVMTHVPEEWMNTVAEETGYTISHAHVVFGGVCPACKNKIVN
- a CDS encoding Ger(x)C family spore germination protein, which encodes MRRLLLGIGLLLLCLTTGCEYKDIDRRIFVVAIGIDPGEKEDHYKVSLKLAIPQGDVTKIDEKMQILTEESSSISEALRRMKSKVEKELDYVHCKSLIVGEKLAAEDIRHVLDWAVRRRDIQLILNFAVGRPEALQVIQVKPPSERIPSNSLIMAMSGQGTESPFIASVYAYQLMRNIYENGKDPILPIIEAQGKEQFLINQIALLDKQKIRLVLSPKETRLFNLLTRSNLRTNFPATVDDGKYQYYTESSSSSYRIITTKEGEPAIRYKIKIKGILEESSTQEIVTHSLLQQISDAGAEALNQEVEALLYKVRDSGLDPFGWGIHYGARHWNNSTELKEWERLYPRLKFQVEAAVGVKYSGMIR